The nucleotide window CTGGGCCAGACCCTGCTCCGACAGGTACTTCGTGATCGCGCTGGTCAGGGTCGTCTTGCCGTGGTCCACGTGACCGATCGTCCCGATATTCACGTGAGGCTTCTTACGCTCAAA belongs to candidate division TA06 bacterium and includes:
- the tuf gene encoding elongation factor Tu (EF-Tu; promotes GTP-dependent binding of aminoacyl-tRNA to the A-site of ribosomes during protein biosynthesis; when the tRNA anticodon matches the mRNA codon, GTP hydrolysis results; the inactive EF-Tu-GDP leaves the ribosome and release of GDP is promoted by elongation factor Ts; many prokaryotes have two copies of the gene encoding EF-Tu); the protein is MAKAKFERKKPHVNIGTIGHVDHGKTTLTSAITKYLSEQGLAQ